Proteins encoded by one window of Dietzia sp. B32:
- a CDS encoding ABC transporter substrate-binding protein: MTLTSRRGLRAALALTATAALALTGCTTNTEGPQDSGEPREEVSLETDEEIAALVPAEIRDKGVIVIGTNPPYAPNEFKNEKGEIVGFDIDVMTAAAQLMGLRAEFRESDFEKIIPAIEGGTMDMGASSFTVNDERLQTVDFVTYFEAGIQWASAAGNEVDPDDACGLNVAVQRTTVSDQEDVPARSKACTDAGKPAIEKVQFDSQDEASTAVALGKVDAMSADSPISAYAVKQSEGKMQLAGDVFDSAPYGWPVRKDSELTAALEAAADKLIETGDFEKIAQNWGLEAGLIDDAEIRKG, encoded by the coding sequence ATGACCCTCACCTCTCGGCGCGGTCTACGCGCCGCCCTGGCACTCACGGCCACCGCTGCCCTCGCGCTGACCGGCTGCACCACCAACACCGAGGGGCCGCAGGACTCCGGGGAGCCCCGCGAGGAGGTGTCCCTCGAGACCGACGAGGAGATCGCAGCCCTCGTCCCGGCCGAGATCCGGGACAAGGGCGTCATCGTGATCGGCACCAACCCGCCGTACGCGCCCAACGAGTTCAAGAACGAGAAGGGCGAGATCGTCGGTTTCGACATCGACGTGATGACCGCGGCCGCCCAGCTGATGGGGCTGCGCGCCGAGTTCCGGGAGTCCGACTTCGAGAAGATCATCCCGGCGATCGAGGGCGGCACCATGGACATGGGCGCCTCCTCGTTCACCGTCAACGACGAGCGGCTCCAGACCGTCGACTTCGTCACCTACTTCGAGGCCGGTATCCAGTGGGCCTCCGCCGCCGGGAACGAGGTGGACCCGGATGACGCCTGTGGCCTGAACGTGGCCGTCCAGCGCACCACGGTCTCCGATCAGGAGGACGTGCCCGCCCGTAGCAAGGCCTGCACGGACGCCGGCAAGCCCGCGATCGAGAAGGTCCAGTTCGACTCCCAGGACGAGGCCTCCACCGCTGTCGCCCTGGGCAAGGTCGACGCGATGTCCGCCGACTCGCCCATCTCGGCCTATGCGGTCAAGCAGTCCGAGGGCAAGATGCAGCTGGCCGGCGACGTCTTCGACTCCGCACCCTACGGCTGGCCCGTCCGCAAGGACTCCGAGCTGACCGCCGCCCTGGAAGCCGCCGCAGACAAGCTCATCGAGACCGGCGACTTCGAGAAGATCGCCCAGAACTGGGGCCTCGAGGCCGGGCTCATCGACGACGCCGAGATCCGGAAGGGTTGA
- a CDS encoding amino acid ABC transporter permease → MSTAEQGATTPRADAPEPIKAVPLRHPWRWVSATVVLVLVFLFIWGAATNPAYGWSTYGRYLFDTRFGMAVFYTIALTLLSMILAVVLGVILSVMRMSSNPVLKAVAWVYLWIFRGTPIYVQLLFWGLIFTLYRQVQFGIPFTDFQIVRFDDTMVLYSAFWLAVVGLAMNEAAYMAEIVRAGISSVPEGQAEASTALGMTWGQTMRRTILPQAMRVIIPPTGNEFISMLKTTSLVVAIPFSGELYGQARDISGVNFQPIPLLLVAATWYLVITSVLMVGQHYLEKRFSRGATRQLTGRQLRALADADGLTPSSLAAARAADPSGGKP, encoded by the coding sequence GTGAGTACCGCGGAACAGGGGGCGACGACCCCCCGGGCGGACGCCCCGGAACCCATCAAGGCGGTGCCCCTGCGGCATCCGTGGCGATGGGTCTCGGCGACGGTCGTCCTGGTGCTGGTGTTCCTCTTCATCTGGGGCGCGGCGACCAATCCGGCCTACGGCTGGAGCACGTACGGGAGGTATCTGTTCGACACCCGGTTCGGCATGGCGGTGTTCTACACCATCGCGCTCACCCTGCTGTCGATGATCCTCGCCGTCGTCCTGGGCGTCATCCTCTCGGTGATGCGGATGAGCAGCAACCCGGTCCTCAAGGCCGTGGCGTGGGTGTACCTGTGGATCTTCCGCGGGACCCCGATCTACGTGCAGCTGCTGTTCTGGGGCCTGATCTTCACCCTGTACCGCCAGGTCCAGTTCGGGATCCCGTTCACCGACTTCCAGATCGTCCGCTTCGACGACACGATGGTGCTGTACTCGGCCTTCTGGTTGGCCGTGGTGGGACTCGCCATGAACGAGGCCGCGTACATGGCGGAGATCGTCCGCGCCGGCATCTCCTCGGTGCCGGAGGGGCAGGCCGAGGCCTCGACCGCACTGGGCATGACGTGGGGCCAGACCATGCGGCGGACGATCCTGCCGCAGGCCATGCGGGTCATCATCCCCCCGACCGGCAACGAGTTCATCTCGATGCTCAAGACCACCTCGCTCGTCGTCGCCATCCCCTTCTCCGGTGAGCTGTACGGGCAGGCGCGCGACATCTCGGGCGTCAACTTCCAGCCCATCCCGTTGCTACTGGTGGCCGCCACCTGGTATCTGGTCATCACCAGCGTCCTCATGGTGGGCCAGCACTACCTCGAGAAGCGCTTCTCCCGCGGCGCCACCCGTCAGCTCACGGGTCGACAGCTGCGTGCACTCGCCGATGCGGACGGGCTCACCCCGTCCTCTCTCGCCGCGGCCCGGGCCGCCGACCCGTCCGGAGGCAAGCCATGA